CGCCCCGATGCTGACCCGTCGCAAGGCCGCCAACAGGGGAGAGGTCCCCATCGCCGCGACCGGGACTAAGACAGTATGCTGTCAAAGCCATTGGAGAGTCCGGTATCGGCTTTCCATGATGGGCCGTGTGGTGAGTGGGATAGTCTTAGGGACTGAAAATTCCGCCGCCGTATGGGGGTACTGCGGAATGAACGGCTGCCGGCGATTGCCGGTGGGCTCGGAAGCTGCTCGGGGCGGCTGCTATAAAAAGGGAATTTTGGGGTCGTGACTTCTTTCTTCGGCAAGCTGGGGCTGAAAAAGCGTCGAAACAGAAAATTGGTGTCCGCAACCGCGGCAACGGCAGCAGGTGCCGTGCTGGTGGCGGCAGCTGTGCTGTACCCGGGATTCAAGACCACCGAGGTGGACTTGAACGACGGCGGCGTATGGGTTGTGAGTAAGACCAAGAACGCCGTGGGCCGGCTCAATTACCCTTCACGGGTACTGGACGGGGCGGTCACTCCGGCCAGCACCACCTTCGATGTGCTTCAGCACGACAGCAACGTGTTTGTCGACGACGAATCCGGCTCCACCATCAACCAGGTGTCCGCCGCGAACCTGAAACTTGGCGGCGATAAGCAGCTTCCGTCGTCGGCGCAGGTCAGCTACGGCTCTACGGTGCTCTCTGTCACTGATCCTGCCAAGGGCAAGGTCTGGGCGCTTTCTCCCTCCACCGTCAACGGGTTCGATGAAGAAGGGACCGAACCCGTCCTGACCGGTTCCCAAGGCCTCGTGTCCGCGGTTGGCAATGACAACCGTATTTACACCGCGGATCCGGGCAAGGGCGAGATCACCGTCACCACCGTGGACGTCAACGGGGAACGGACCGCCTCGGAAGTCACCAAAGTCGATGAGCTCAAGGGCGCCGGGGACTTGCAACTGGCTGTTGTAGGAGACAAGCCGGTGGCGCTGGATGCCGCGTCCGGCAACCTGTTCCTGCCGGGTGGGCGCAAGCTGCAACTGGCCGATGCCCGCGAGGCCAAGCTCCAGCAGACCAGCGCGGAAAGCGGCTTCGTGGCCATCTCCACCCGCAAGAACCTGCTGAAGCAGCCGCTGGACGGCTCCACTGCCGATACGGTCAGCGCCGACGGCGAAGGTGTTCCCGCCGCGCCCGTTCAGGTGGGCAAGTGCGTCCATGCCGCGTGGGCCGGAGCCAACAAATACGTGCGTGACTGCGAGAATGACGCAGACGACAAGAAGAACGATGTCCCCAAGGCAAGCGCTTCGCCCAACTACGTGTTCCGCGTCAACAGGGACCTGGTGGTCCTGAACGATATCAATTCGGGCAGCGTGTGGCTGGTCAACCAGAACATGCAATTGGTCAACAACTGGGACGACGTTGTCCCGCCCAAGAACCAGTCCGACGACCAGGACCAGGAGTCCGCGGACAACAACACCATCAACGTCCTTCCGGACCGGACCAAACCCAACCGGGCACCCGAGACTAAGCCCGACGAGTTCGGAGTGCGGCCCGGACGCACGACCATCCTGAGTGTCCTTGACAACGACTCGGACCCCGATGGAGACGTTCTCACGGCCGCAGTGGGCGCCAATGCACCCAAGGCAGGTGCGCTGGAGAACATTTATGGAGGTTCGGCGTTCCAGATCAAGGTCCCGGCCGAAGCGAAGCCCGGAACGGAGACCTTCGACTACAACGCCTCCGACGGGCGTGGACTCTCCGCTGCCGGCAGGGTCACGCTGCGGGTCGTCGGTCCGGAAGAGAACAAACCGCCGTTCTTCAAGCGCGCTGAGCCCACCACCATGCTGGTGGAACAGGGCAAGTCCGTCAGCCAGAACATCCTGACTGACTGGATGGATCCCGACGGTGACGACCTCGTTCTGCTCGACGCCAAAGCCGACAACGAACAGGACCAGGTGAAGGTCCGGCGGGACGGCCTGCTGACTTACCAGGATTCCGGCGCTGCCCCGGGCAAGAAGAACGTCACCATTACCGTATGGGACGGACGGGACACGACGACGGGCCGCGTTGTGGTCAACGTCCAGCCGCCGGGAGCTTTGGCGCCGGTGGTAAACGCCGACCACGTCACGGCTGTTGTGGGCCAGGACCTGGTGATCTCTCCGCTGAAGAACGACGTCGACCCCAACGGCGGCGCTTTGCGTGTTGCCCACGTGGAAGCAGCCGGCCAAGCGGAGTTGGGTCCCATCACCGACGGCGGGACGTTCACCTTCCGCAGCAACACCCCCGGACCGGTGTACCTGACCTATATCGCCAGCAACGGACCCCAGAGCAGCCAGGGGCTGATCCGGGTGGACGTTGAATCCGGCAAGGACACTGGCGCACCCGTCGCCGTTCACGACGTGGCATTGCTGCCTGTGGGCGGAAGTGTCCTGGTGGATCCCTTGGCCAACGACTCCGATCCGTCCGGGGGAGTGCTCGTTTTGCAGTCGGTCACCGTTCCGGAGGGCTCATCAGCTTCGGTGAGCGTGATCGACCACAGCGTCCTGCGCATCACCGACGTCCTCGGCGCCAAGGAACCGTTCGTCTTCAGTTACACGATGTCCAACGGCCGGGCCTCGGCCGCCGGCACGGTGGGCGTCGTCCCGGTGCCTGCACCCGCCGTCGTGGAGGCTCCCCAGCCCAAGCCGGACGAGGTCAACGTACGCGTGAACGACGTCGTGACCGTTCCGGTCCTGGACAACGACACGCACCCGCAGGGCCAGGAACTTACCGTTGATCCGGTGCTGGCCCAGACCGTTGCCGAGGAAGACGGCAAGGCTTTCATCTCCGAGAACACGCTCCGCTTCATCGCGGGCCCCACGCCCAAGACCGTGCGCGCCATTTACAACGCCGTCGATCCCCAGGGCCAGAAGAGCGCCGCAGCGGTGACTATCCACATCCTTCCGCTCGAAGGCGCGCAAAACTCCCGGCCGCAGCCGCAGAACCTGACCGCCCGCGTGGTTGCCGGTGGAACCGTCCGGATTCCCGTCCCGCTGGACGGCATCGATCCCGACGGCGACTCGGTCCAGCTCACCGGCATCGACAGCACGCCCACCATGGGAACAGCGACGGCGGGAAGCAACTTCATCGACTTCGTCGCCGCAGGTGACGGCGCAGGGACGGACACCTTCCGTTACAAGGTGATCGACCGGCAGGGTGCCGTCAACACCGGAACCGTAACGGTCGGCGTCGCACCCCGGGGCGAAAACAACCAGAAGCCCACCCCGGTGGACGACGAGGTCCAGGTTCGCCCGGGCCGCCAGATCGCCGTCGATGCGACGGCCAACGACACCGACCCGGATGGCGACCAGATCCGCATCCTGACCGACAGCATTGAGGCCGACGCCGTCCTGGACGCCCACGTGAGCAAGACCAGCGGCCGCATCCTCCTGACCGCTCCGGCAGCCGAAGGCACCGTCAACGTCCGCTACGCAGTGGCTGACGATCGCGACGCCGTAGGACAGGCCACCATTCGCGTGGTGGTCAAGAACGACGTCCCGCTCCAGGCGCCGATCGCCCGCGATGACCGCGTCACGTCCGCCCAGACCCTCGGCAAGACCGCCGTGGATGTTCCGGTGCTCAAGAATGACGAGGACCCGGACGGGGTGGGCGAGAACCTCAAGATCGCCACCGACTCGCCTACCGCACGGCCTGGTGCCGAGGGGAACGTCTTTGTGGAACTCACCGAGCAGCCGCAGCTGGTGCCCTACACCGTGGAGGACGTGGACGGACAGAAGTCCACGGCCATCATCTGGGTCCCCGGCGTCGGCCAGCAGGTGCCCACACTCGCCAAGGACGAGGTAGTGGAACTGGTCTCCGGACAGTCCGTCACTGTTAACCTCTCCGAGTGGGTGAAGGTCCGTGAGGGCAAGTCACCGCGGCTTACCCAGGCCGACCGCATCAAGCTCATCGGTTCCGACGGCAGCGATCCGATCGCCGGCAATGGAACCGCCATCAAGTACACCGCCGGTGTGGAGTATGTTGGCCCGGGTTCCATCAGCTTCGAGGTCACTGACGGTTCAGGCCCCGATGATCCCAATGGTTTGAAGTCCACGCTCAGCATCCGGACCAAGGTGCTGCCGGACCCGAACAAGAACAACCCGCCGGAGTTGCTGGGCAGCGACCTCGAAGTGCCCAAGGGTGACTCCGCGAGCCTGGACCTGGAAAAGCTGACGTCGGACCCGGACGCGGACGATGTCCGGAACATGAAGTATGAGCTGGTGGGTTCCGCGCCCGGCGGCTTCCGGGTGCAGCTCGACGGCAAGACGCTGAAGGCATCAGCCAACGATTCGGTCCAGATCGGGCAGGGCGGCACGGTGCAGGTCAAGGCCAAGGACCCTCGCGGACTCGAAGCCCTGGCGAGCTACAAGCTGACGTTGACGGCGTCCAACCGCCCCAAGCCGGTGGCGAATGACGACGTTGAGCCGGATGCACAGGCAGGCAAGCCTGTCACCGTCAATGTCCTTGCCAATGACTCCAACCCGTTCCCGGATACGGCTTTGAAGATCGTCTCTGCCGTGGTGGAAACCGGTGAGGGCGCGGCTGAACCCGGCGGCGACAGTGTGACGGTCACCCCTGGCGGCGGTTTCACGGGCACCATGGTGGTTGCCTACACCGTGTCCGATAAGACCGGGGAGCTGTCCCGCTACTCGACGGCCCGCATCCGCCTGACGGTGAAGGACAAGCCGGCTGCCCCCACCACGCCGTTGGCGCAGAGCGTGGGCGATCAAACGGCATTGCTGACCTGGACCGCGCCGGCAGACCGGGGCTCACCCATCACCAAGTACACCGTGTACGGCGAGGGCGGATTCAAGCAGGACTGCCCGGCCAACACGTGTACCTTGACGGGCCTGACCAACAACGTGAAGTACCACTTTGCCGTGACGGCTACCAACGCCATCAATGAATCCGAGCGGTCACCGGTGTCCGCGGAGGTTCGCCCCGACGTCAAACCTGACACCCCCTTGGCTCCGACCCTGAAGTTCGGCGACAAGCAGTTGTCTGTCGCCTGGGTACCGCCGGCCAGCAAGGGCTCTCCGGTGAAGTCCTACGATCTGGAGATCTCGCCTGCACCTGCCGGGCAGAACCCGCAGATCCAGAACCTGACCGGCGCCAGCTACGTCTGGAAGGGCTTGACGAACGGCGTGGCCTACAAGGTGCGCGTCCTTGCCAGGAACGATGCCAAGGAACCGTCCGAATGGAGCCCCTATTCGGCGGCAGAAACGCCTGCCGGTGTTCCGGCGACGCCGTCGGCACCGTCGGTGTCCGGCGCCGGGTCCGTGGGCAACCAGAGCCAGCTGAAGGTCAGTTGGGCGGCTCCGAACAATAACGGTGACCCGGTATCCGCCTACAAACTGACCACCTACCGCGGTGGCGCCGTCGTGACGACGCAGACTGTAGCGGCCACCTCACAGAACGTGACCGTCGCCAACTCCGAGGCCGACTACACGTTCACGGTCTCCGCCACCAACAAGGCCGGAGTCAGCGGTGTCAGCCAGCAATCGGCGGCGATCCGTGCCGCGGGCAAGCCAGGGACAGTTGGCAGCGGGTCGGTCAAGGAAACGGGTACCAGCGGCCAGCTGCAAGTGACCTTCACCCCGCTGACCGCGGCCGAACGCAACGGCTCCCAGGACAACGAGATCACCTACCGCTGGCAGACGGCGTCCGGTTCCGGACCCATCGCGCGCGGTGGCGGTGTGATCGGTGGACAGCCGAACGGTACCAACGTGGTGGTCAATATCATTGCCACCTCCGTGAAGAACAACATGGCCGGCGACGCCAAAGCAGTTGGAACGGGCAACCCCTACGGTCCGCCGAACGCGCCCAACGTCAGCGGTGGCAAATCGGCCAAGGGCGACGGCCAGGTGCACTGGACGTGGAACAACCCGGCCACCAACGGTCGCCCCTTGGATCACTTCGAAGTCTCGCTCGACGGCGGCGGCTGGACCAGCGTTGGCAAGGCAAACCGCTACGACGTCTCCGCCGGAGGTTGGGAGAAGACCCGCAGGCTGAACGTCCGGGCCGTCACGGTTGTGGCAGGACCGCCCAGCGGAAACGTGACCGCCACCAGCGGAGCAGACCCCACGCCACCGCCACCACCGCCGACGCCGTCGCAGATCCAGGTGGAAGCAGCCAGCGTCCGGACGTGCCCGGGTAAACCGGGCCTGCCCGACTCCTACACTCCCGGTAGCCCGGCCAAATGCGGCGTCGGTTGGGTAGAGCGCTCGTGGGGCAAGATCACCATCGACTGCACCAAGAACATCTATGGCGGTAGTACTGCCTGGTACCGCCTCAAGGGCAGTCCCAAGGATGGCTGGTACGTGAAGTCCACCACCGTGGACCTCTACGGACCCCGGCCGGGGGGTTGCTGATGACCCGCGTGGCACCACCGCACTCAACTCCACAAGAACACTTCGGACTGAAGAAAAGGACTCCCAAGCAATGACCATGACAAACGAGCAGGCCGCGTGGTTTGCAGAAACGTTCGAGAAGCTCGTTGCCAACGTGGGCCAGGCAGTCCTGGGCAAGGAACACGTCATCCGGTTGACGTTCACCGCAATGCTGGCCGAGGGCCACGTGCTGTTCGAGGACGCGCCGGGTACCGGTAAGACCTCGCTGGCACGTGCCTTGGCGGCGACGGTGCAAGGTTCCCACAACCGCATCCAGTTCACCCCTGACCTCCTGCCCTCGGACGTCACGGGTGTGACGATCTACGACCAGAAGACCCAGAAGTTCGAGTTCCACAAGGGGCCGGTGTTCAGCAACATCGTGCTCGCTGACGAAATCAACCGAGCGTCGCCGAAGACCCAGTCCGCCCTGTTGGAAGTCATGGAGGAGTCCCGGGTGACCGTGGATGGCACCACGTACGACGCCGGGCGGCCGTTCATGGTCCTGGCGACCCAGAACCCGATCGAGCAGGCGGGCACCTACCGCCTGCCGGAAGCACAGCTGGACCGCTTCCTCATCAAGACCTCCATCGGCTACCCGGACCATGCCTCCACGGTGCGTCTGTTGGGCGGGAGCAACCTGAAGGACCGCTCCAAGGATCTCTCGGCGATCATCACCACCCAGGCTGTGGCCGACATGGCCGACCTCGCCGCTACCACCCACGTGGACACTGCAGTGCTTGAGTACATCTCGCGCCTTTGCGAGGAGACCCGCAACGCTTCCGAGACGCGCCTTGGCGTCTCCGTCCGTGGTGCCTTGGCGATGGTTCGCGCCGCCAAGGTGTGGGCAGCAAGCCAGGGACGCAACTTCGTCCTGCCGGATGACGTCAAGGAACTGGCGCCCGTCGTGTGGACGCACCGCTTGGTCATGGACCCGGAGGCTGAGTTCTCCGGCGCCACGCCAGAGGTAGTCCTGACGCGTGTCCTGGCTGACGTAGCCGCGCCGCAGCAACGCGCCAGCGCATAGTTCCTGCAGCTTCACACCCGCATCCCCGGCACGAACAAAGGTCTCCACATGTCCTCCAGCACACCCCTGAACAGGGCTGCTGATTCGCTCAAGCGTGCAACATCGGCGCTTGGCAGCAAGATCCGCTCAGTCGGCGGTTCCGGCAAACGCCCGGGCGGCCAACCGGTCGGCCAACCCGGTAACCGGCCCCGCCCGGGAAACGGCAGGGGCAAGCAGAGCAAGCTCCACCCGGCGGCCGTGTGGGCTGAAGCCGCGGGGACAGCAGGGGAGTTGCTTGCCCCGGTGTGGTCCAAGGTCCGGACCTACTGGTTGCGTTTTGCCTGGCCGGTTCTTTCCGTGGTGAGCGTCCTGGGCTGGGTAGTGCTGGCAGCGGCCGTTGCTTTGTGGATCGCAGGGCAGTCCTGGGGCTGGCAGGAAGCGAAGTCCGCCGCGATGGTGGCCTTTTTGCTGTTCGTGTTCGCCATCGCTTTCATCGTGGGCCGCTCGGCCTACGGTGTGGTGCTGGACCTCGCCCGTACCCGTGTTGCAGTGGGCGATGACGCAGTGGGCAGCATTGCCGTCTCCAACGTCTCCGCACGGCCTTTGCTCCCGGCATCACTGGAGCTTCCGGTGGGGGCGAACACCGCCGTCTTCCACTTGCCCCGGATGAAGCCCGCGCAGGTCCACGAGGATCTCTTCACCATCCCCACTGCCCGGCGTGCCGTGATCGTGGTGGGTCCCGTGCGTTCCGTGCGCGCCGACCCCCTCCACCTCCTGCGCCGAAGGGTGCTCTGGACTGAACCTGTGGACCTGTACGTCCATCCCCGGACGGTGCCGTTGGGTGGTTCTGCCGCAGGTTTCATCCGTGACCTGGAAGGTATGCCCACCACCGAACTTTCCAGCGCGGACGTCTCCTTCCACGCCCTCCGGGATTACGTGCCGGGCGATGACCGCAGGCACATCCATTGGAAGACCACGGCACGCACCAACAAGCTGATGGTCCGCCAGTTCGA
The Paenarthrobacter ureafaciens genome window above contains:
- a CDS encoding Ig-like domain-containing protein, whose protein sequence is MTSFFGKLGLKKRRNRKLVSATAATAAGAVLVAAAVLYPGFKTTEVDLNDGGVWVVSKTKNAVGRLNYPSRVLDGAVTPASTTFDVLQHDSNVFVDDESGSTINQVSAANLKLGGDKQLPSSAQVSYGSTVLSVTDPAKGKVWALSPSTVNGFDEEGTEPVLTGSQGLVSAVGNDNRIYTADPGKGEITVTTVDVNGERTASEVTKVDELKGAGDLQLAVVGDKPVALDAASGNLFLPGGRKLQLADAREAKLQQTSAESGFVAISTRKNLLKQPLDGSTADTVSADGEGVPAAPVQVGKCVHAAWAGANKYVRDCENDADDKKNDVPKASASPNYVFRVNRDLVVLNDINSGSVWLVNQNMQLVNNWDDVVPPKNQSDDQDQESADNNTINVLPDRTKPNRAPETKPDEFGVRPGRTTILSVLDNDSDPDGDVLTAAVGANAPKAGALENIYGGSAFQIKVPAEAKPGTETFDYNASDGRGLSAAGRVTLRVVGPEENKPPFFKRAEPTTMLVEQGKSVSQNILTDWMDPDGDDLVLLDAKADNEQDQVKVRRDGLLTYQDSGAAPGKKNVTITVWDGRDTTTGRVVVNVQPPGALAPVVNADHVTAVVGQDLVISPLKNDVDPNGGALRVAHVEAAGQAELGPITDGGTFTFRSNTPGPVYLTYIASNGPQSSQGLIRVDVESGKDTGAPVAVHDVALLPVGGSVLVDPLANDSDPSGGVLVLQSVTVPEGSSASVSVIDHSVLRITDVLGAKEPFVFSYTMSNGRASAAGTVGVVPVPAPAVVEAPQPKPDEVNVRVNDVVTVPVLDNDTHPQGQELTVDPVLAQTVAEEDGKAFISENTLRFIAGPTPKTVRAIYNAVDPQGQKSAAAVTIHILPLEGAQNSRPQPQNLTARVVAGGTVRIPVPLDGIDPDGDSVQLTGIDSTPTMGTATAGSNFIDFVAAGDGAGTDTFRYKVIDRQGAVNTGTVTVGVAPRGENNQKPTPVDDEVQVRPGRQIAVDATANDTDPDGDQIRILTDSIEADAVLDAHVSKTSGRILLTAPAAEGTVNVRYAVADDRDAVGQATIRVVVKNDVPLQAPIARDDRVTSAQTLGKTAVDVPVLKNDEDPDGVGENLKIATDSPTARPGAEGNVFVELTEQPQLVPYTVEDVDGQKSTAIIWVPGVGQQVPTLAKDEVVELVSGQSVTVNLSEWVKVREGKSPRLTQADRIKLIGSDGSDPIAGNGTAIKYTAGVEYVGPGSISFEVTDGSGPDDPNGLKSTLSIRTKVLPDPNKNNPPELLGSDLEVPKGDSASLDLEKLTSDPDADDVRNMKYELVGSAPGGFRVQLDGKTLKASANDSVQIGQGGTVQVKAKDPRGLEALASYKLTLTASNRPKPVANDDVEPDAQAGKPVTVNVLANDSNPFPDTALKIVSAVVETGEGAAEPGGDSVTVTPGGGFTGTMVVAYTVSDKTGELSRYSTARIRLTVKDKPAAPTTPLAQSVGDQTALLTWTAPADRGSPITKYTVYGEGGFKQDCPANTCTLTGLTNNVKYHFAVTATNAINESERSPVSAEVRPDVKPDTPLAPTLKFGDKQLSVAWVPPASKGSPVKSYDLEISPAPAGQNPQIQNLTGASYVWKGLTNGVAYKVRVLARNDAKEPSEWSPYSAAETPAGVPATPSAPSVSGAGSVGNQSQLKVSWAAPNNNGDPVSAYKLTTYRGGAVVTTQTVAATSQNVTVANSEADYTFTVSATNKAGVSGVSQQSAAIRAAGKPGTVGSGSVKETGTSGQLQVTFTPLTAAERNGSQDNEITYRWQTASGSGPIARGGGVIGGQPNGTNVVVNIIATSVKNNMAGDAKAVGTGNPYGPPNAPNVSGGKSAKGDGQVHWTWNNPATNGRPLDHFEVSLDGGGWTSVGKANRYDVSAGGWEKTRRLNVRAVTVVAGPPSGNVTATSGADPTPPPPPPTPSQIQVEAASVRTCPGKPGLPDSYTPGSPAKCGVGWVERSWGKITIDCTKNIYGGSTAWYRLKGSPKDGWYVKSTTVDLYGPRPGGC
- a CDS encoding AAA family ATPase; this encodes MTMTNEQAAWFAETFEKLVANVGQAVLGKEHVIRLTFTAMLAEGHVLFEDAPGTGKTSLARALAATVQGSHNRIQFTPDLLPSDVTGVTIYDQKTQKFEFHKGPVFSNIVLADEINRASPKTQSALLEVMEESRVTVDGTTYDAGRPFMVLATQNPIEQAGTYRLPEAQLDRFLIKTSIGYPDHASTVRLLGGSNLKDRSKDLSAIITTQAVADMADLAATTHVDTAVLEYISRLCEETRNASETRLGVSVRGALAMVRAAKVWAASQGRNFVLPDDVKELAPVVWTHRLVMDPEAEFSGATPEVVLTRVLADVAAPQQRASA
- a CDS encoding DUF58 domain-containing protein, translating into MSSSTPLNRAADSLKRATSALGSKIRSVGGSGKRPGGQPVGQPGNRPRPGNGRGKQSKLHPAAVWAEAAGTAGELLAPVWSKVRTYWLRFAWPVLSVVSVLGWVVLAAAVALWIAGQSWGWQEAKSAAMVAFLLFVFAIAFIVGRSAYGVVLDLARTRVAVGDDAVGSIAVSNVSARPLLPASLELPVGANTAVFHLPRMKPAQVHEDLFTIPTARRAVIVVGPVRSVRADPLHLLRRRVLWTEPVDLYVHPRTVPLGGSAAGFIRDLEGMPTTELSSADVSFHALRDYVPGDDRRHIHWKTTARTNKLMVRQFEETRRAHLAISLSINTDEYDSEHEFEMAISVAGSIGRQAIREQRELDVLTQKGPLRCETGRNLLDDMTRIVGAPMRKTAVDLARTLADTVPNASVVFFVVGSQVTATELRSAAASIMPGVRSLAVRVQPGAAPSRANIADLTVLTVGDLDDLAIVLRKAAA